The genomic stretch CGATCGTCAGGATCGTGGTGAGCCGCCGCGTCCAGAGGCTCCTGAGTATGTAGGTGAACGGCACTTTCATTGGCGTCAGGCGATTTGCCGCAGGCCGTCGACAATTTTCATGCGCGACGTGCGGCGGATGGGAAACGCCGCGGCAACGGTCCCCGCGGCGACCGCCGAGAGAAAGGCGAAGAGAACCGTGCCCGGCTCGACGATGAACACCGGGAACATCCCGGTGGGTGCGACCTGCTGGATCAACGAACAGAGGGGAAACGTGACCGCGAGCCCGACTCCTCCTCCCACCAGGGAAATCAGGAGGGATTCCCCCGCGATCAGCTGGGTGAGATTCCTCGAGGAAAACCCGAGCGTCCTCATGACGGCATATTCGCGGATCCGTTCACGGGCCGTCATCGCCATCGTATTCGAGAGGACGAGGAGGATGATGCCGATAATCACGAACGAGACCACGTTGATCGCGCTCAAAATCGCCCCCGACATTGAAACGAAGCTTTGTTGAAATTCCTTTTCGGTTTGCGTCTTGGTCTCCGCGGGAGAATTGGCGAAGAGGTTGTCCACGGCGAGCGCGATCTTCGCCCGGTCGTTCGGATTCTCGATCTGAAGGATGTACCATCCGACGTGACCGTCCCGTCCGGGTTCGTTCACCTTGAGCTGCTCGTCGAGGTAATGCCAGTTGAAGAGCATCTGCGTCTCATCGGCGGTCCGGTCCCTTCCGCGGTAGATCCCCACCACCTGCATCTGCCACTTGCCGGGATAAATGTCGCCTTCGATATTCATGACGTCTCCCGGCTTCAGCTTATACTGGTTCGCGATCTTGATCCCGACGACGCAGCCGTTGCGCTGGCGCTTGAGCGCCTCCTTGACCGAATCCGACACCAGGAACTCCGGGGTGACGTCCCAGAAGGTCTCCGGATCGATCGCGAGGCGGGGGAAAAACTGATACTGGTCGATATAGATGCCCGAGAACCAGTTCGCAAACGAAACTTTTTTCACTCCCGCGACCTTCGTTATCTGATCGCGGTAGGAAAGGGGGAGCGGAAAAATGAACGAGACGGAGTGGACGGTCACCATGCGGTTCGCCTGCGACGATTCGACGCCCGAATTCCACGAGGTGATGACCGTTCTCAAAGTCCCGAAGGCCAGGACGGCGATTGCGATGCCGGCAACCGTCAGCGAAGTGCGGAGCTTGTGCCGCAGCGTGTTCCTGAGGATCAGCTTGAGGAGGTACATTACGACAATTCTCCCTTGTCGAGATGCCTGACTTTGTGCGCCCGTTCCGCGGCTCGCGGGTCGTGCGTCACCATCACGATCGTTTTCTTGAATTCGGCGTTCAGGCGTTCGAGGAGCTTCAGGATTTCGTCCGCGGAGCCCTTGTCGAGGTCGCCGGTCGGTTCGTCCGCCACCAGAAGGGTCGGGTCGGTCACGATCGCGCGCGCGATGGCCACCCGCTGCTCCTGGCCGCCCGAGAGTTGCTTCGGGTAATGGTCCATCCGCTCTTCCAGGCCGACCACCTTCAACGCGAACCCGACATGTTCCTTCCGCTCCTTCTTCGAAAGGTTTGAAAGGAGGAGCGGGAGCTCCACATTCTCGAAGGCGGTGAGAACCGGCAGGAGGTTATAGAATTGAAAAATGAACCCGACGTGCCGCGCCCGCCATCCGGCGAGTGCGGTTTCCTTCAGGTTCGTGATGTCGGTGCCGGAAACGCTGATGGATCCCTTCGAGGGTTTGTCGATCCCGGCGATCAGGTTCAGGAGCGTCGTCTTGCCGGAACCCGATGGTCCCATCAGTCCGAGGAATTCCCCCTCGGGAATTTCGAAGGAAATATCGCTGAGAACAGGGACCTCATACGAGTCACGCCAGTACGATTTTGACACATTTTGAACGGAGACGATGGC from Bacteroidota bacterium encodes the following:
- a CDS encoding FtsX-like permease family protein, with protein sequence MYLLKLILRNTLRHKLRTSLTVAGIAIAVLAFGTLRTVITSWNSGVESSQANRMVTVHSVSFIFPLPLSYRDQITKVAGVKKVSFANWFSGIYIDQYQFFPRLAIDPETFWDVTPEFLVSDSVKEALKRQRNGCVVGIKIANQYKLKPGDVMNIEGDIYPGKWQMQVVGIYRGRDRTADETQMLFNWHYLDEQLKVNEPGRDGHVGWYILQIENPNDRAKIALAVDNLFANSPAETKTQTEKEFQQSFVSMSGAILSAINVVSFVIIGIILLVLSNTMAMTARERIREYAVMRTLGFSSRNLTQLIAGESLLISLVGGGVGLAVTFPLCSLIQQVAPTGMFPVFIVEPGTVLFAFLSAVAAGTVAAAFPIRRTSRMKIVDGLRQIA
- a CDS encoding ABC transporter ATP-binding protein; amino-acid sequence: MAIVSVQNVSKSYWRDSYEVPVLSDISFEIPEGEFLGLMGPSGSGKTTLLNLIAGIDKPSKGSISVSGTDITNLKETALAGWRARHVGFIFQFYNLLPVLTAFENVELPLLLSNLSKKERKEHVGFALKVVGLEERMDHYPKQLSGGQEQRVAIARAIVTDPTLLVADEPTGDLDKGSADEILKLLERLNAEFKKTIVMVTHDPRAAERAHKVRHLDKGELS